A region from the Xiphias gladius isolate SHS-SW01 ecotype Sanya breed wild chromosome 20, ASM1685928v1, whole genome shotgun sequence genome encodes:
- the taf1c gene encoding TATA box-binding protein-associated factor RNA polymerase I subunit C isoform X2 yields MQNFFMDHCQDAFGCMGEILGENFNFKQGVRERYRKDSASMWKVKNFLDMLKFKICQQSYSSRSLNAYSVLLSDVVHSVPPELLGALLYEELTEQRDRLLFSEGATGGALAFIPFSQSSSGSQHGCLLYPGNQGLDRLNFHRVELQHHRGSSSILTTSSDPISFQLKGPIRQISSVSLFDNCCVAVRSDHLCGVWRFSERNEPRLLQVVNTREVATCISVSPHILGEVLVASESGAANLWTVGKGMQKVREEDSNLYFNAKSSWRWCEFSAHPRVMLYADRTGVELTDIRASPTCSHTLFRISNSSECRSGERLILSKYLGDVHSFHHLITTQFSAYIMDERFPSMPMLKWDHMMHSPPMFCHVLLGSASSGSTVGGARTNKVLLGSQSSQEITLLQYSGGRAEACFSRGPAQALLRPKDSLKHLPVQIPHRLDTATNRLSSPAAGMTCVQKKGGKEAGGEECICILQLTEAGDIFYQILEPDQPDANTSRPPAAEDEPLPQQAATKLTQPTLKEVTTSGRKTAEKFSLNSQLIIADTSSDEDIIGPTQGLAVPRFVSETPEKEQQGVIMYSDSEDSESGGKSQKLKHLGLQVIVNDDPELDHANGLDSGVKDGKFGGDKADDTEEARGVEETVGSSNSLSRLGPCEQQTQVKLSKGALITWKHWLQKLIQKSRKKKPHPRSLQHFTIKTKGFLHLANDEARDSTEEERVQSLRRDLRASMYKRSLLVHSTVSNSLRAPDVVLMPNLVDTEVWRDQLSRRLTLSWQGEEAWRAWWEDHLGLNREEKVKALKRKRRREKDAKRAAGRCLELSGSFTSSVSYQSDLDNFSDSTGWSSAASQRMWSDTEGTGPLSQLEGFSEHGTPRATTPSKVQNDTPVPTPSVTPRSVKDKQGDHQTPRSSNTPSLSQTTAASQRRITRPAEDYLSSLFAPQDEPSQHNINFLEEGSTIQPPPGSSSSQLRSSQSVPQRILRVDLSQDSSIRWGFSQSLSLSQSSQGRLGLSQASQASQASQPKKKKSRMGF; encoded by the exons ATGCAGAACTTCTTCATGGATCACTGCCAGGACGCCTTTGGGTGCATGGGTGAAATTCTGGGTGAAAACTTCAACTTTAAACAAGGAGTGAGAGAG agATATCGGAAGGATTCAGCCAGCATGTGGAAGGTGAAAAACTTCCTTGATATGCTGAAGTTTAAAAT ATGTCAGCAGTCGTATTCTTCCAGATCGCTGAACGCATACAGTGTCCTGCTGTCAGATGTGGTTCATTCTGTCCCTCCTGAGCTGTTGGGTGCTCTGCTGTACGAGGAgctgacagagcagagagaccGTCTGCTCTTCTCTGAAGGAGCCACAGGTGGCGCTCTGGCCTTCATCCCCTTCTCACAGAGCAGCAGCGGCTCTCAGCATGGCTGCCTCCTCTATCCTGGAAACCAGGGACTGGACCGTCTCA ACTTCCACAGAGTGGAGCTGCAGCACCACAGAGGAAGTTCCTCCATTCTCACCACCAGCAGCGACCCAATCAGCTTCCAGCTGAAAGGTCCCATCAGACAGATCAGCTCTGTCTCCCTGTTCGACAACT GTTGTGTTGCTGTGCGGTCGGATCACCTGTGTGGAGTTTGGAGGTTCAGTGAAAGAAACGAACCTCGTCTGCTGCAGGTGGTCAACACCAGAGAGGTCGCAACGTGCATCAGTGTCAG TCCTCATATACTAGGTGAAGTTCTGGTGGCAAGTGAGAGTGGAGCAGCGAACCTGTGGACTGTTGGCAAAGG GATGCAGAAGGTACGGGAGGAGGACAGCAACCTGTACTTCAACGCCAAGTCATCGTGGCGATGGTGCGAATTCTCTGCCCACCCGAGGGTGATGCTGTACGCAGACAGGACGGGGGTGGAGCTCACGGACATCAGG GCGAGTCCTACGTGCAGCCACACTCTGTTTCGTATCAGCAACAGCTCAGAGTGTCGGAGTGGAGAGAGACTCATCCTGTCCAAATATCTTGGAGACGTCCACTCCTTCCACCACCTCATCACCACTCAG ttcTCAGCCTACATTATGGACGAGCGTTTCCCCTCCATGCCCATGCTCAAGTGGGATCACATGATGCACTCCCCGCCCATGTTTTGTCATGTCCTTCTTGGCTCCGCCTCCTCAGGCTCAACAGTGGGTGGTGCTAGAACCAATAAGGTCCTGTTGGGCTCCCAAAGTTCTCAGGAAATCACCCTGCTGCAGTACTCAG GAGGAAGGGCAGAGGCCTGTTTTAGTCGAGGTCCTGCTCAGGCTCTGCTCAGACCCAAAGATAGTCTGAAACACCTTCCTGTCCAGATTCCTCACCGGCTGGACACCGCGACCAACAGACTGTCCTCACCTGCTGCAG GTATGACTTGTGTtcagaagaaaggaggaaaagaagcagGTGGAGAGGAGTGTATCTGCATCCTACAGCTGACAGAGGCAGGAGATATTTTCTACCAGATCCTTGAGCCGGACCAGCCAGACGCCAACACTTCTCGACCTCCAGCAGCAGAGGATGAACCACTGCCACAACAAGCAGCCACAAAACTGACACAACCAACACTGAAAGAAGTCACAACATCggggagaaaaacagcagaaaagttTTCACTAAATTCTCAGCTGATTATAGCAGATACGTCGAGCGATGAGGACATAATTGGGCCAACTCAGGGTCTGGCTGTGCCAAGGTTTGTTTCTGAAACACCAGAGAAGGAACAGCAAGGGGTGATCATGTACTCTGACTCTGAGGATTCAGAGTCAGGAGGGAAAAGTCAAAAGCTGAAGCATTTGGGGCTGCAGGTCATTGTCAACGATGATCCAGAGCTGGATCACGCTAATGGATTGGACTCAGGAGTGAAAGATGGAAAGTTTGGTGGAGATAAAGCTGATGATACTGAGGAAGCCCGCGGTGTGGAGGAAACAGTCGGCAGCTCCAATAGCTTGAGTCGCCTTGGTCCCTGTGAGCAGCAGACTCAAGTAAAGCTGAGCAAAGGTGCTCTCATCACCTGGAAACATTGGCTCCAGAAACTGATACAAAAAAGTCGTAAAAAGAAGCCCCACCCACGCTCTCTACAGCACTTCACAATCAAAACTAAAGGCTTTCTCCACCTGGCTAATGACGAAGCAAGAGATTCGACGGAAGAGGAGCGTGTGCAGAGCCTGAGGCGAGATCTGAGAGCGAGCATGTACAAACGCTCGCTGCTGGTTCACAGCACTGTCTCCAACTCCCTCAGGGCTCCAGATGTAGTCTTGATGCCAAACCTGGTGGACACAGAGGTCTGGAGAGATCAGCTCAGCCGTCGCCTCACCCTCTCCTGGCAGGGGGAGGAAGCGTGGCGGGCGTGGTGGGAGGACCACCTGGGGCTGAACAGGGAGGAGAAGGTGAAGGctctgaagaggaagaggaggagggagaaggacgCAAAGAGAGCTGCCGGCCGATGCCTGGAGCTGTCCGGCAGCTTCACCTCATCTGTCAGCTACCAGTCGGATCTGGACAATTTCTCTGATTCAACGGGCTGGTCCTCGGCAGCGAGCCAGAGGATGTGGTCTGACACCGAAGGGACGGGGCCGTTATCTCAGTTGGAGGGCTTTTCAGAGCATGGGACACCAAGAGCCACAACACCCTCCAAAGTCCAAAATGACACCCCAGTTCCCACGCCAAGCGTCACACCTCGAAGTGTTAAAGATAAACAAGGTGACCACCAGACTCCCAGGAGCTCCAACACCCCTTCTCTGTCCCAGACCACAGCAGCCAGTCAGAGGAGGATCACACGTCCAGCAGAGGACTACCTCAGCTCTCTGTTTGCACCACAG GATGAGCCCTCGCAACATAACATCAACTTCCTGGAAGAGGGAAGCACCATACAACCTCCACCTgggtcctcctcctctcagctccGCAGCTCACAGTCTGTCCCTCAGAGGATCCTCAGGGTGGATCTGTCCCAGGACTCCTCCATCCGGTGGGGTTTCTCCCagtctctgtccctctcccaGAGTTCACAGGGTCGACTGGGGCTGTCGCAAGCATCGCAAGCATCGCAGGCATCTCAACCCAAGAAGAAGAAGTCTAGAATGGGATTTTGA
- the taf1c gene encoding TATA box-binding protein-associated factor RNA polymerase I subunit C isoform X1, with translation MDYEFPQQLFPSFYNCGPPDSVLKHCAGNWGCYDRVRPLGGSGPPSSWTFTSRHQVRGETWRHTEPIPVPLLSPKNSYLWPSEPPDPLDFTEHMQNFFMDHCQDAFGCMGEILGENFNFKQGVRERYRKDSASMWKVKNFLDMLKFKICQQSYSSRSLNAYSVLLSDVVHSVPPELLGALLYEELTEQRDRLLFSEGATGGALAFIPFSQSSSGSQHGCLLYPGNQGLDRLNFHRVELQHHRGSSSILTTSSDPISFQLKGPIRQISSVSLFDNCCVAVRSDHLCGVWRFSERNEPRLLQVVNTREVATCISVSPHILGEVLVASESGAANLWTVGKGMQKVREEDSNLYFNAKSSWRWCEFSAHPRVMLYADRTGVELTDIRASPTCSHTLFRISNSSECRSGERLILSKYLGDVHSFHHLITTQFSAYIMDERFPSMPMLKWDHMMHSPPMFCHVLLGSASSGSTVGGARTNKVLLGSQSSQEITLLQYSGGRAEACFSRGPAQALLRPKDSLKHLPVQIPHRLDTATNRLSSPAAGMTCVQKKGGKEAGGEECICILQLTEAGDIFYQILEPDQPDANTSRPPAAEDEPLPQQAATKLTQPTLKEVTTSGRKTAEKFSLNSQLIIADTSSDEDIIGPTQGLAVPRFVSETPEKEQQGVIMYSDSEDSESGGKSQKLKHLGLQVIVNDDPELDHANGLDSGVKDGKFGGDKADDTEEARGVEETVGSSNSLSRLGPCEQQTQVKLSKGALITWKHWLQKLIQKSRKKKPHPRSLQHFTIKTKGFLHLANDEARDSTEEERVQSLRRDLRASMYKRSLLVHSTVSNSLRAPDVVLMPNLVDTEVWRDQLSRRLTLSWQGEEAWRAWWEDHLGLNREEKVKALKRKRRREKDAKRAAGRCLELSGSFTSSVSYQSDLDNFSDSTGWSSAASQRMWSDTEGTGPLSQLEGFSEHGTPRATTPSKVQNDTPVPTPSVTPRSVKDKQGDHQTPRSSNTPSLSQTTAASQRRITRPAEDYLSSLFAPQDEPSQHNINFLEEGSTIQPPPGSSSSQLRSSQSVPQRILRVDLSQDSSIRWGFSQSLSLSQSSQGRLGLSQASQASQASQPKKKKSRMGF, from the exons ATGGACTACGAGTTCCCACAGCAGCTTTTTCCCTCGTTTTACAACTGCGGACCGCCGGACTCCGTCCTCAAACACTGCGCTGGAAACTGGGGCTGCTACGACCGAGTCCGACCTCTG GGCGGCTCTGGTCCTCCCTCCAGCTGGACCTTTACATCCAGACATCAGGTTAGAGGGGAGACATGGCGTCACACTGAGCCCATACCAGTTCCCCTCCTGTCTCCTAAAAACT CTTACCTTTGGCCTTCAGAGCCTCCAGATCCACTGGACTTCACAGAACAT ATGCAGAACTTCTTCATGGATCACTGCCAGGACGCCTTTGGGTGCATGGGTGAAATTCTGGGTGAAAACTTCAACTTTAAACAAGGAGTGAGAGAG agATATCGGAAGGATTCAGCCAGCATGTGGAAGGTGAAAAACTTCCTTGATATGCTGAAGTTTAAAAT ATGTCAGCAGTCGTATTCTTCCAGATCGCTGAACGCATACAGTGTCCTGCTGTCAGATGTGGTTCATTCTGTCCCTCCTGAGCTGTTGGGTGCTCTGCTGTACGAGGAgctgacagagcagagagaccGTCTGCTCTTCTCTGAAGGAGCCACAGGTGGCGCTCTGGCCTTCATCCCCTTCTCACAGAGCAGCAGCGGCTCTCAGCATGGCTGCCTCCTCTATCCTGGAAACCAGGGACTGGACCGTCTCA ACTTCCACAGAGTGGAGCTGCAGCACCACAGAGGAAGTTCCTCCATTCTCACCACCAGCAGCGACCCAATCAGCTTCCAGCTGAAAGGTCCCATCAGACAGATCAGCTCTGTCTCCCTGTTCGACAACT GTTGTGTTGCTGTGCGGTCGGATCACCTGTGTGGAGTTTGGAGGTTCAGTGAAAGAAACGAACCTCGTCTGCTGCAGGTGGTCAACACCAGAGAGGTCGCAACGTGCATCAGTGTCAG TCCTCATATACTAGGTGAAGTTCTGGTGGCAAGTGAGAGTGGAGCAGCGAACCTGTGGACTGTTGGCAAAGG GATGCAGAAGGTACGGGAGGAGGACAGCAACCTGTACTTCAACGCCAAGTCATCGTGGCGATGGTGCGAATTCTCTGCCCACCCGAGGGTGATGCTGTACGCAGACAGGACGGGGGTGGAGCTCACGGACATCAGG GCGAGTCCTACGTGCAGCCACACTCTGTTTCGTATCAGCAACAGCTCAGAGTGTCGGAGTGGAGAGAGACTCATCCTGTCCAAATATCTTGGAGACGTCCACTCCTTCCACCACCTCATCACCACTCAG ttcTCAGCCTACATTATGGACGAGCGTTTCCCCTCCATGCCCATGCTCAAGTGGGATCACATGATGCACTCCCCGCCCATGTTTTGTCATGTCCTTCTTGGCTCCGCCTCCTCAGGCTCAACAGTGGGTGGTGCTAGAACCAATAAGGTCCTGTTGGGCTCCCAAAGTTCTCAGGAAATCACCCTGCTGCAGTACTCAG GAGGAAGGGCAGAGGCCTGTTTTAGTCGAGGTCCTGCTCAGGCTCTGCTCAGACCCAAAGATAGTCTGAAACACCTTCCTGTCCAGATTCCTCACCGGCTGGACACCGCGACCAACAGACTGTCCTCACCTGCTGCAG GTATGACTTGTGTtcagaagaaaggaggaaaagaagcagGTGGAGAGGAGTGTATCTGCATCCTACAGCTGACAGAGGCAGGAGATATTTTCTACCAGATCCTTGAGCCGGACCAGCCAGACGCCAACACTTCTCGACCTCCAGCAGCAGAGGATGAACCACTGCCACAACAAGCAGCCACAAAACTGACACAACCAACACTGAAAGAAGTCACAACATCggggagaaaaacagcagaaaagttTTCACTAAATTCTCAGCTGATTATAGCAGATACGTCGAGCGATGAGGACATAATTGGGCCAACTCAGGGTCTGGCTGTGCCAAGGTTTGTTTCTGAAACACCAGAGAAGGAACAGCAAGGGGTGATCATGTACTCTGACTCTGAGGATTCAGAGTCAGGAGGGAAAAGTCAAAAGCTGAAGCATTTGGGGCTGCAGGTCATTGTCAACGATGATCCAGAGCTGGATCACGCTAATGGATTGGACTCAGGAGTGAAAGATGGAAAGTTTGGTGGAGATAAAGCTGATGATACTGAGGAAGCCCGCGGTGTGGAGGAAACAGTCGGCAGCTCCAATAGCTTGAGTCGCCTTGGTCCCTGTGAGCAGCAGACTCAAGTAAAGCTGAGCAAAGGTGCTCTCATCACCTGGAAACATTGGCTCCAGAAACTGATACAAAAAAGTCGTAAAAAGAAGCCCCACCCACGCTCTCTACAGCACTTCACAATCAAAACTAAAGGCTTTCTCCACCTGGCTAATGACGAAGCAAGAGATTCGACGGAAGAGGAGCGTGTGCAGAGCCTGAGGCGAGATCTGAGAGCGAGCATGTACAAACGCTCGCTGCTGGTTCACAGCACTGTCTCCAACTCCCTCAGGGCTCCAGATGTAGTCTTGATGCCAAACCTGGTGGACACAGAGGTCTGGAGAGATCAGCTCAGCCGTCGCCTCACCCTCTCCTGGCAGGGGGAGGAAGCGTGGCGGGCGTGGTGGGAGGACCACCTGGGGCTGAACAGGGAGGAGAAGGTGAAGGctctgaagaggaagaggaggagggagaaggacgCAAAGAGAGCTGCCGGCCGATGCCTGGAGCTGTCCGGCAGCTTCACCTCATCTGTCAGCTACCAGTCGGATCTGGACAATTTCTCTGATTCAACGGGCTGGTCCTCGGCAGCGAGCCAGAGGATGTGGTCTGACACCGAAGGGACGGGGCCGTTATCTCAGTTGGAGGGCTTTTCAGAGCATGGGACACCAAGAGCCACAACACCCTCCAAAGTCCAAAATGACACCCCAGTTCCCACGCCAAGCGTCACACCTCGAAGTGTTAAAGATAAACAAGGTGACCACCAGACTCCCAGGAGCTCCAACACCCCTTCTCTGTCCCAGACCACAGCAGCCAGTCAGAGGAGGATCACACGTCCAGCAGAGGACTACCTCAGCTCTCTGTTTGCACCACAG GATGAGCCCTCGCAACATAACATCAACTTCCTGGAAGAGGGAAGCACCATACAACCTCCACCTgggtcctcctcctctcagctccGCAGCTCACAGTCTGTCCCTCAGAGGATCCTCAGGGTGGATCTGTCCCAGGACTCCTCCATCCGGTGGGGTTTCTCCCagtctctgtccctctcccaGAGTTCACAGGGTCGACTGGGGCTGTCGCAAGCATCGCAAGCATCGCAGGCATCTCAACCCAAGAAGAAGAAGTCTAGAATGGGATTTTGA